The genomic stretch gatagaGAAGGTGGTAAGGCTAATTTGTAGGCTACTTCTCCAATCCTCTCTATAATCTGGTATGGCCCTACGTATCTCGGACTTAGCTTCCATGACTTAAATGGTCCCTTCAGTCTCAACCTTGGAGTCACCTTCAAAAATACATGATCACCTTCATCAAATTCTAATGGTCTTCTCTTGTGATATGCATAGCTCTTTTGGCGATCTTGTGCTTTCTTTATTTTATCACAAACCATCTTTATCTTTTTCGTAGTCTCTTGAATAATCTCCGGTCCTAAGATTCTTTCTTCACCAACTTTCGTCCAACACAAAGGTGTCATACATTTcgtccatacaaggctttataAGGGGTCATCCCGATACTTGCATGATAACTATTGTTATATGCGAATTCAATCAATGGTAAGAGCTCCTTCCAATTTCCTCCACTTTCAAGTACACAAGCTCTTTACATATCCTCCAGTGTCTGTATCGTCCTCTCAGTTTGACCATCCGTTTAAGGATAATTATACGTCCTCAAACATAACTTTGATCCCATATCTTGTTGGAATGCCTTCCAAAATCTTAAAGTAAACTTTGGATCTCGGTCAGACACAATGCTGGTTGGAACACCATGTAGTCTTACGATTTCTGAAATGGACAACCGTGCAAGGCGGCTTGCCTTGTAAGTAGTCTTCACGGCCAAGAAGTGCATAGACTTAGTTaaccgatccacaatcacccaaatttAATCATAACCACCTTGGGTACGAGGTAACCCTACTGCAAAATCCAttgaaatactatcccatttccaaacTGGAATCTCTAAAGGTCGCAATAAACCACCTGGCTTCTGATGTTCGATCTTTACTTGCTGGCATACTATGCATTCTGACATATACTCTGTAATATCCCTTTTCATTCCAGGCCACCAATAGTCCTTCTTCAAGTCTTAATACATCTTCGATGAACCTGAATGTATGGTAAACGACATCTTGTGGGCTTCCTCCAAAACTTTTCTTTTCAGCTCGGCATCATTCGGAACACAAATCCTTTGATTAAATAGAATAACTCCATCTGGTGACCGAGCGAAACCTGGTTGAGTCGACATCTCTTGTAACTTTTCATCTATCATTTGTCCTTGTCAGATTTATTCCCTTAGGTTAGAAGTAACATTCAAGTTTCCCATTATCACACCATCCTGCATCCAACTAAACTGAAGATTAAGATCTCGGAAATTTTCTAACAATGCATATTCTAACATCATTAACTCGACTTTATGCATCTCTTTCCGACTTAAGGCATCTGCAACCTTATTCGCTTTCCCCGGGTGATACTTAAGCTCAAAATCAAAGTCCTCCAAGTACTTCATCCATCTCCTATGTCTCATATTTAACTATTTCTGGTCAAataagtatttcaaactcttgtggtCGCTAAACATCTCAAAACACactccatacaagtaatgtcACCACACCTTTAATGTAAAAACAACAACAGCTAGTTCAAGATCATGGGTCGGATAGTTCTCTTCGTGATGCTTCAACTGACGAGAAGCATATGCTACAAGTTGACCACTCTGCATTAACACCCCTCATAATCCTTTCTTAGAGGCATCACAAAATACTTCATAAGACTTACTAGGATCAGGGATGATTAAAACATGAGCAGTTGTTAGTTTCTCCTTCAAACTCATGAAAGTCTGCTCACACTTCGAATCCCATTTAAAAGAAATTTCCTTTCGGGTAAGTCTAGTCATTGGTAAGACTATCTGCGAAAACCCCTTTATAAATCTTCGATAGTAACCTGCCAAACCTAAGAAACTTCTGACTTTGGAAGCATTCTTCGGTCTTTCCCAATTAATAACTGCTTTGACTTTAGATGGATGCACTGATACTCCTCCCTGTAATATTGCATGACCAAGAAACTTCACTTCGTCcatccaaaattcacacttacTTAACTTGGTAAAAAATTGCTTCTCTTGCATTACTGATAAAACAATCCTTAGGTGTTCTCCGTGCTCTTGGGGAGTACGAGAATAAATAAGAATGTCATCAGTAAAGATCACCACGAACTGGTCCAAGTAGGGTTGGAATATCCGATTCATATAGTCCATGAAAACAGCAGGGGCATTCGTCACACTAAAAGGCATTACAAGAAACTCATAATGGCCATATCAGGTTCTAAATGCGGTCTTTGGTGTATCCGAATTCTTAACTCTTATTGGATGATAGCCCGATCATAAATCAATCTTCAAGAACACACCGGCTCATTTCAACTGATCTAGCAAATTGTCTATCCTTGGCAAAGGGTACTTGTTCTTAATGGTGACTTTATTCAACTGGCGATAATCAATACACAACCGCATACTACCATTCTTCTTCTTTACTAGtaacactggagctccccacggtGAGACACTAGGTCAGATGAAATGCTTTGTTAACAACTCTTCTAATTGATCCTTCAACTCTCTCAACTCGAGTGGCGCCATACAATAGGGAGAAATGGAGATTGGAGCCATCCTAGGTATCAGATCAGTAGAGAATTCCACTTTCCTTTCAGGAGGAAGAGAAGTGACATCCTCAGGGAAAACTTCCGGAAATTCACAAACGATAGGAATTTGTGTAACATTGAGATTGCCGCTACATTCCTTGGTGAGAACCAAGAGAACTGACTTTTCTTTCTCAAATAAGAAATTAACCATGCTAACTGTACCTTCCAAGATAGTAGTTAATACATCCTTTGGAGTAGCTTCACTAGATGGAATGATAATCAACTTCTATTCACATCCAATAAACACCAAATTGGCAGAAAGCCAATCCGTCCCTAAAACCACGTCAACCTTCTTAAGTGGTAAACAAATAAGATCAATCTGGAAAATTCTACCATTCACCGAGAGcgaacaattttcacaaatcaacgGTGTCTCAACCACATCATCCATGGCAGTAGTAACCACCATATGAGGAGACAAGGGAATTGCTTGCAAGCCAAGACGCTTCATGCACTGAACTGATACAAAAGAGTGTGTCGCCCCACAATCAAACAATACAAAACAAGGATGATCATTGACAAGACACGTACCCGCAATTAAGGCATTGTTGCTCTTAGCCTTCCTTGCATCCAAAGTATAAACTCGACCGGTGCTCCTCCCCTGCATATGATTCTTATTCTGAGGATAATCCCTAGCCATGTCTCCCTCCCTCTGACAAGTAAAACACTTAATTCCACTTCCAACATATCTTCCAAAATGAGACCTCTTACATACTTGACATTGCGGAGGATGATTAGGCCTTGCATGTTGCACTTGTTTTCCCTTGAAAGCTTAAGGTCTAGGTCTAAACTTGTTGCCCAGCCTCCCTTGGTCCTTCTGTCCACCCCTATATTGATCCCTTTCTTCTTGAACTTTCTTCAAACTGTTCTCAGTCACATATCACTGCCTTAATAATTCAGCGTAAGTAGTGAATTCCCTTTGAGAAACACTATGAGAAATTTCACCTCTTAGGCCAAAAAGGAATTGATCGATCTTCCATTTCTCATATGGTGCGTACTCGGCCTGTCTAGAATAAGCAGCCATATCTTCAAACTTCTTAGCATACGCAGCTACTGTCATAGTATCCTGTCTAAGCTGCTGAAACTCAAATTCTTTCTGACTCATCAAAGAGCTAGGAAAATACTTATCCAGGAAAGTAGTCTTAAAATGCTCCCAATCCCTAGGTACTCCTTGATTGGTCATAAGAGTCAAAGCACTCTCCCACTACCTCACAGCGGGACCCTTCATCATGTGAGAAGCAAACACAACTTTATTCTCTTCACTACAATGCACTATCTGAAAAATCCTTTCCATGCTGGTTATCCACTCATGAGCCTTCACAGGATTTAATCCACCATGGAATTCAGGAGGATTCATGCGAAAGAAATCCAGGAAACTACCACCTGCAGCTTCTTGTGGAACCCCTTGAGGATGAAGACCACCACTCCACTGTTGCATCATCTGTTGCATGAATTGATTGtgttgttgttgcatctgttgCACAAACTAGGGCCATTGAAAACCTTCACTATCACTTGGTGGTTCAGAGTCTGAATTCTGAGTTCTGGGTCTGCCACGACCTCTGCGTATGTCAACCATGATCCTTAATGTCATACAAATATAATTAAGTTGATTAGGCTCAATACTATGAATATAACATCAAGGACAATGATGACAACCAACATATGAGGCAGAAAGAAATACTTATAATATCTCATGGCTAGGTCGAGGAtacgacctgctctgataccaattgtaacacccacatataatatatgtctagaatgTATAATACACAAAAGTGCCCAAAATAAAAACTAGGAGCTAGATCATTATACAATGATCTCAAAAATATATACACAACGGAGTTGCCATCCAAACAtcaggtaagcaagacatcactctatcttATCTTTACCCTTCTCCTGCTTagaaccacctgaaaaataatcaacaacatggggtgagataataatctcagtgggttccctatcttatggatccactcggctctacagggttttctaatcaatatccaacttaagtcaacaagggagagaagacttaagtgatggggaactaactcgcaatgtatggcaacatgcaccTGAGTTCTTGCAACTCAAACCAAGATCATTATTCAtattcacgaaacatcaatccctgAGCGGACCTATGTCTAGGGCAAGCCcagttcatgcatgctcgtataATTCAACTTTCGCGttggatatcgggtcctctatgtGTTCCAACCCCATTTCAATCGGCCGTCAtccgtatgggactctaacccacttagggtatctttcaccgtatgggactctaacccacttaggtgtccactTTTCCCCCACGTCCACCGTGGTTGGGGCTCcaacccaattgaggcacgaatcatcGGTCTCACATTCTattgcttactcatctaagcatatAAAATAGAGATGTGCACCACCAAGGGCATaacattctgaatacatgatcggttccacatATCATAACAAGATTCATCAATCAAAGATGACTTCATTCACCAAAATACATAAgcaataacatggcatgttccatacaaaaCGTCTCTTTATCAACTATGGACATCATTCATTCACGACCTCCAaataagcgtcgtacgaatgaatgCCGCCTTCTAATGTTATCTAAGTTATAAGTCTAACTTATGGCTTAATACTAATCCCTAGGCTAACTCACTAGATTCATCATGTAATTTTCACATTTAACATGGATTCAGTACAAGCATAGCATCACAATTGATTAATGGTTGGAGGAATGCACTTAGAAACATttaagaaatggattttgaagtttttgGCATAAGCCAATTGATTGGTTGGGGAAtcccaatcgattggttcctctcacat from Lathyrus oleraceus cultivar Zhongwan6 chromosome 7, CAAS_Psat_ZW6_1.0, whole genome shotgun sequence encodes the following:
- the LOC127102837 gene encoding uncharacterized protein LOC127102837; translation: MARDYPQNKNHMQGRSTGRVYTLDARKAKSNNALIAGTCLVNDHPCFVLFDCGATHSFVSVQCMKRLGLQAIPLSPHMVVTTAMDDVVETPLICENCSLSKLIIIPSSEATPKDVLTTILEGTVSMVNFLFEKEKSVLLVLTKECSGNLNVTQIPIVCEFPEVFPEDVTSLPPERKVEFSTDLIPRMAPISISPYCMAPLELRELKDQLEELLTKHFI